One Nicotiana tabacum cultivar K326 chromosome 23, ASM71507v2, whole genome shotgun sequence genomic window, GGACACGTGGAGAGTGGCAGATTGATGTAAAAAGAGAGTTATCATCGTACATTGAAATGTTAGACTCATAAACCTGGTATTTGGAAATTGATACGGAATTGGATCATTGTTATGTACAGACTTACATTCATGTATGAGTATTTGAGCACACACACTACTTGGTGCATGTCTCTTTGTGTGCGGAGTTGGTGCAAGTTGTATTTGCTTAATTTGTTTAATTGACAAAGCTTGTTTATCGCCCCTACCCCAATTGTGTACCTTTAATATTGATATCCGTTATTCCGTGACTATCTTTTCTGGATACTTCTCTGTATTGTATATGTTATTGAGCTACACAGGTCACTCAAAGTGACtatcttttttatttaaaaatttcgtgactacttcaccgaggttaatcaagatacttactaagtacacgGGGTcgggtgtactcatactacacttatgtacCTTGCGTGTAGATTCTGGAGCTGAGTAGCTATGGAAGACGAAGTTTAGCATTAAAGACGTACCAGTGTTCCAGATTcaagctgcctcttgttcatggtaagTTTAGGACTTCATTTGTGTTTATGTACCTTTAAAAagatattgtatttattcttcATTCCAACTTTGTAAATTTAAATCTTAGTAGCTCATAACTTGTACTATCAATCCTTGGAATATTGTATGGATTTTTACCTtcttattattgttattgatgGTCTTTCATTTGAGTTATATCATATTGTTGGGCTTACATAGCGGATTGGACTAAGTGTTATCACGACTTGATgagattttggattgtgacaaatATCCATATTAGGCAATGTATCTATTAATTAGATTTGGtcaaattaaatattttgaaatattaaaatattttaaggttTGTCATTATTAGTTAACATGccaataaatataatatttttaatgaGGGAAGAAAGATAATTTAAGAtgttattaaatatattgatacACAGTATATAGAAGCAAAATGATCGTTGTAATTTTATCGAAACGATGGGATTTAATATGctcaaacaaataagaaaataattttttatgattaatttcttttaacaagGGTTGTGCGGGTTCTTAtgctaatttaaaattaaatagcaAAAAAGAAATTAATCAGAAAGAAGGTTAAGTTGGGGGAGAAAAAATAAGGTTAAACAACTAATAAATGCTAACAAATGCATAAAAAGCTGCCGACATCCACCTGTTATACATTATATAACCACGAGTCCCGCCGCCTATTACATGGCCCCTAACCTTCGCACCCGGATCCGAACGCATTATCAAATCATTACGTCCCTTTCTCCACTATTTCCCCCAATTAAAAGAgtaaatcattttttttaattttttttgttcagCTCTACTCCTTCAATTTCTACCTCAATTGTCGCCCaattcttctcttttcctttgcccaaaGTTCCCAACCTCCTTTTCACCTGACCAATATAGCAGCTGGAAATTTTCCTCTTCTCTCTTCCCAAATTCCGCCCCAAAACctccaaattctagggttttcatTTTCAATCATCTGTTGAACTTTGGATCAGTGTTTCATTTTATTTCCCTTTTAGAGGTTCCGATTGTTGGGTTTGTGGGGAATTTTGGGGGATTATTAGAAATATATAAGAGAAAGAGATGAGTTTTCAAGATCTTGAATCGGGTCGGTCGTTGGGGCCCCGACGGGGATATATGAATGGAAAGCAAGACCCGACTCAAGCTGTGGCGTCTGGAATCTTCCAGATTAATACTGCTGTTTCAACGTTTCAAAGGCTGGTCAATACACTCGGAACACCCAAAGATACCCCCGAGCTACGTGAGAAATTGTAAGTTTTCGTAAATTTTATTgcaaattgttataaattgaagTTGACTTGCGTAGGGTTTTAGAATCTATTTATTAATTAGAATTTTTTGGATTAAATTTCATTTTGTAATAGGTTTGGAATAGGATTCGTTACGTGTTGAATTTGATGTTTATGTTGAAGTTTGGCTGTTTCTTGTTTTGTGGACTTATTGTACTTTCAATTGAGGATTAGTTTATAACTTCTGTGGTGATTGAGATAAACTTGTTCAAATGATACTATTTTAGGTTTGTTCTTTGGGGATTTCATCTTTAACTGTTAATTCGTGAATGTTATAAGCGCACACATTGAAAGACAACATTATACTTGATATTTTACATTTTGAAGAAGGCTCTGCACATGCTAAAAGTGATGTCTAATTTATCAATGAACATGTGCAGATGAATATTTTTAATGCTTGAGTGTTTTGATAGAGAGAAAAAGCAATAAGCTTGATGAAACATTATTAAACAAAACGAGAAAAAATCATGTTCTTTCGTCCACCTTGACTTTGTCTTGATGATTAGGAAGGACTATTTTGTTCAATACATGCTTCTGATGAACGATAAAACATGTTATCGTGGGAAAAAGTTTGAAGTGTAGGTTCATATGCCTTATAGAGGTTCAAAGCTGTGCTTGACCCCTTTTCATCGTCAAAGTGGAATTGATTTTCCGAAGGCATTAACTAGCTGTATGGTGCACAGATTTTCTATGGAAATAAATCTAAAAGTGCTGCTCGCATACTATGTCTGATACTGAAACATTTTTTGTGTGCGCAACCGGTGCTTATTGTGCAACATTCTACAAAATAGCATTTGAGTTGTTTAGTGAGTTCTGGTAGGATGACTCAAAGAGGTTTGCCTATCAAATGCCTCTAGCCTGGACTGCTGTTGAATGTTGTGTCACTCATTCCTATGTGAAAAGTAAATAGAGTTGGTGATGGTCACTGGGAAAAATTGGGGTGAGGACAGAAATAATATGTGACCATCATGAATCATGAATCAGAATCTGACATTCACATTTAACCATTACATGAGCAGATCTCTATAGTTAATACTACCTCTTCAGTTCTATTTCTGTTTTCCCGTTAGTGCAGCAATGCTGCTGCTATTGCTGCAATAATGAGATTTTATATTGTTTCAATATGGATTCTCTGTTATCCTGTAGTTAGTACTGGTTATCATTCGATTAAAAAGCTTGGTTTCAGTTGGTGCTTATGCTGATTTTGCTTAAGTACAGGCACAAGACGAGGGTACATATTGGTCAATTAGTGAAAGATACATCTGCAAAACTTAAGCAAGCCAGTGAAACAGATCATCGTATTGAAGTCAGTGTAAGTGTTAAGAGCTCACCTACTTCCTCTTGCCTTCTGTGTTTGCCTTTGCTAGTGTGCACTTTCATGACATATTTTCTGAACACGCATGCTCTTCATCTTCTGTTCTCACTATTTATATGAGGTTCTCATGATTTTGGTTGATTAGCCTTATCTCTATGTCTTACTCTTCTCTCGTCTAACTTTTCTCTTTCACTTATAACATATACTTCTGCTTTCAACTATCAGGCTAGCAAGAAAATAACAGATGCTAAACTCGCTAAAGATTTTCAAGCGGTCTTGAAGGAGTTTCAAAAGGCTCAGCGGCTTGCAGCTGAGAGGGAGACAGCATATACACCTTTTGTTCCCCAAGCAGTTCTTCCTTCTAGGTAGTACTAATTTTTTCCAGATGGTGGTTTATAGTACGAATGTTCTATTAGCTTTATAAAAATAGGAATTGTCTATTAGAAACCCGCACATGAAATACATATAAGCAACACCCTCTAGGGCTTTGGTCTAATGGCAAGAGCGGAGCGCATGATGTGTGGGTGAGGTCCGCGTTGAGGGTTCGAACCCTGCCGTAGACAAtagcctggtatttaagtggaatTTAAGTGGAGAGGGTAGAGGGCAAGTCTATTGTTCGTCGAGTTTCGGGCATTGCCCCTGTAGCCCTCAGAGATTTCTAGGTTATAAAAGAAGACATATAAGCAACTTCTGATGCAGACTGCAGTAATTATAAATTCATGATCTCTTTAGTTTACAATCTCAAGTGAAATCTTTTATTTTCAAGTTCACGCATACCTCTCATGTTCtgtttgatgatattttggtaaaCAGTTATACAGCCAGTGAGATAGATGTTTCTACGGAAAAGAGTCCAGAACAGCGAGCTCTCCTTGTGGAATCTAGAAGGTCAGTTAGCTGATCAGGTTCTTCTACAGGTTGAATCTTTTGTACTTATCTGTGGGATTGTTAATATCATAATTATCAAATTCAGTTATGCATTAATTGAATAGACACAATGATGATTAGACTAGACTGATTGCAAAATGTAGCAAGCAAGACTGATTTCAATCATATCAGGAGATTAATTGATGTCTGAATTTGGATCCGAGATGACTGTTGGGTAGAGTAAATTTGATGGAGGATTTTCTTGTGCAGCATAGAGAAGTTAGATGGCAGTTGAAGTTTGGGGCTTATAGTGTTAAAATTTTAGCATGCAGTGTAAACAACTGGAAATTTTGTTAGTGGTAGTATCCTGTGAAGAAAATGTCCAgaagaaatgtgtcatttatgaGTGACTCAACTTGCTGTTTGCTCACTACCTAAGTCATTTGGTTAAAGCAAACTAAAACTGGTGATCCAAAATTTTGGCTTGTTCTCAACTGTCAATCTGAGTTGAGCAACTCCTATACTTTTGTGAAAAGACGAGGTAGAACTGTGTGTTAATTGATTAGGCATTCAACAAATGATAAGGAATAAATTTGTTACATGAATGAGAGGAACATCAGAGGATGGTGAATTATATATCCCCCTTAATTTGGGCAGTTTTTAAAAGCAAAAGCTCCAGAAAAAAGACTAGGCGTTGGGGCTTCAAGCGAGAGTGAGAACGCATGCTTTTTTGGAGTAAAGCACACAATTTACACAAAATGCTCCCTAGTATTTCCATTTTTCGGTGTTGCAAAAGATTTGACTTACTTTTCTTTCTATAAAATTCACAACTTTCAATTATTCAAATTCATCTAACTATTCAAGTTTTGAAATGTGATGTGTTATTTTCTCTTTCAAACTAGCTTTCAACCATTAATTTAATGTTCTCATTATCACTATGCAATACAAGTCAAAATTAATATCTTTAGCCGTGTCTAGTCAATATTGTCATATAAAAAGTGACAATAGTACAAAAATCAGCTAACATATATGAATTTAGTAGACATTGAAATGCAAACAACATTGCTAATTTCAATATACAACAATGACAATGTTACTTAGAACAATTAAAAGGAAAGATCATCTCAATGTTATTTCAGCAAACCTATAGAAAGATAACTTCAAATGCAAATTAACTTTCAGCTTTGAATTAATCACTAATAAGAAGttaaattctagcattcaaattCATATTCAGTTGCCTTCATAGTCATACTAATATTTAGTTTCAAATGGACAAGTATTTTGTTAATGTATCATCACAGAAAAACATATTttgttagtatatatatatatatatttctgacAATTAGCCTAGAAACCAAGAATAGGAGAACAGAATgtgaagaaaatacaagaaaaaagaaaggaataaTGTTTGACAGCAGATAAGAAGCTTAAAGGCAGAATTTGTAGGAGAAGAGGCTTCACgcaaaagaacaaatagaaatAGTTATGTTTaagaagaaaaacagaaagaaagaagtaAATCAATACAAGTAGGGAgactgaaaaagaagaagaagagaagttaTTATAACGAGAAGAATATTAGAAAGTACCTGGATACTGACTCCTTGTATTCATATTGTATAAGGCCTgcattttcttctcctttttctttatCCTGTTCATGCTGCTTCAACTATGAGAAAGTGGTAATCATCGATGGGATAATCATTTTTACTAACATTGAAACTGCAGGCGTGGATGTGGTTTTAATGAAGCTACATATCAGAGCTCTCCTCAGTTGGTCATATGTTGAAGTCATATTTTATTGAGCTTAGATGTGCTATATTTTATGATGTTGTGATCTAAGATCAATGTTGTTGCCTCATCAGAAGTTGTATCTCCTTCTCTTTTCTGTATTCTGTAACTTTATATTGCATTGTGCTGCAGACAGGAGGTTTTGCTATTGGACAATGGGATTGCTTTTAATGAAGCAATTATCGAAGaaagagagcagggaatacaagAAATACAACAACAAATTGGTGAAGTGAATGAAATTTTTAAGGACCTTGCTGTGCTTGTTCACGAGCAAGGAGCTATGATTGGTAGATCACTCCTCTTTTGTTTTAGTATTCAAATCTCCATTTTGAACATCATTTTGATATTTACAATTCTGTTTTCTGCAGATGATATTGGTTCCAACGTTGAGAATGCTCATGCTGCAACTGCACAGGGGAGATCGCAACTTGCTAAAGCTGCAAAGACCCAAAGATCAAATTCATCTCTGGTACTTCAATCACATTTAACCATTTATCTTCCTGAACATAGAACCCTATGATTGGTATGCTTAAGCCTATTGCGTTTTTGTGAGATGCCTTTTAGTGGCTCTGTTGAACTTGTATCACTTATAAGACTATTGGCCGAATGCAAAGCTTCTACAGGTTTATGATTCTGATACTtaccaccaccaacaacaacaaaaaacccagtgaATTCCCACAagcggggtctggggagggtgagatgtacgcagccttacccctaccctgaaagGCAGAGAGACTGCTTCTGGAAGATCCTCGactaaagaaaagataaaaagaagtaATGGCAACAAGTATAAAcaacaaaaagataaaaagaggATCAAAGCCAAGGTAGCAAGTAAACGGTAGTAATAGCAATCTAAGAATAAAGAGATAACAAATTTACTTTAATGGTATCGAACTGAGGAAGACAAAGGgaaacgctcgactacctactaacattttaccctaatcctcgacctccacaccctcccaTCAAGAGTCATGTCTTCAGTAAGCTTCAGCTGCGCCATAtcatgcctaatcacctctccccaaaacttctttggcctacctctacccttcCTCATACCCACCTAGGTTAACCTCTCATACCTCTTAACTGGGGCTTCTGTGCTTCTCCTTTTAACATGCCCAAACCATTTCAACCTCGCCTTCCGCATCTTATCCTCCCAGGGGGCCACTCCCACCTTATCCCGAATagctttattcctaatcttatccaacctAATATGcctacacatccatctcaacattccCATTTCAGCTACTTTCATTTTCTGGACATGCGAGTTTTTGACCGGCCAGCACTCTACCTCATACAACATGAACGGTCTAACCActactttgtagaacttacccttaatcGCGGTGGCACATTCTGTTATTGACCGACTACCACTAATTGCGTTTTTATGCTATACTTAACGTTATTGCTTATATagaaaaaaacaaaagtgaaaaaacaGTAAGACCATTTAGAAGATGGTGAGTAGTGCTTTGCACTTGGGCATTATCATCTTTTATAACTTTTACACTTTAGAATATGTTTGGTATAGTTGTTAGAAGGTCGATCATGGCAAGGTGTCTCAttggtcatgttttcttaatgGAAGTCATGAAAGGAGAACTTGGGGGTAAGGTTGGGTGTCCATCTTTTTGGGGGATGCTTTGGATGGTTTTGATTTTAGGTCATATGACCCGTTCTATTTTTACATGATCCTTTTATCAAATTGGGGCGAGAAACCGTTCATATTGTTCATTTTCTTTCCCCTCGGAGTACAACTTCTAAATTTTGCACTTAATATTCCTTACACTGAACGGTATACACTCTATAGATGATTTCCTGACCTGTACTATTTTCTGCAGACTTGCTTGCTCCTAGTGATTTTTGGAATCGTGCTCCTCATTGTGATTATAGTACTTGCAGCCTGAGCTGAAAATTACTGGGATATAGAAAAAGAGCCCTACACTCTGTTCAGTCACAGAAGTGATTGTTTTGATTCGAAAAAAGGTGACTGCTGTGATTCGCATCGTTTCAAAGGCACCCTGGAGCTCAGTCATCCTGATCCTTGGTTCTTCTAGTCATAGGAGAAGTTGCGTAATTAGGGAGGTGGGAGACCAAAGGTTTCCATTCAATGTAAACCTGGTGCGATGGTTGCAAGATGTGTTGCTTCGATGTAATGATGGGTCTGTCAATAAAAGTTTATTCTTGTTTGGAGGGGCAACCTCTTCTATTTGCACTTTGGGTACTCTTAAACCAGTTGACATTTGACATTCAATTCTTTGTTGATTCTTGTGTGTGAAGCTATCATTAATTTGATTTGTTGATTTCCTTGTCTTGCCCTGGTGGATAAATCCTGCATGGAAGGTTTCCTGCTTCTATTTTCTGAAGCGACCTGATTTGTTGGAGTACTACTTTGCTCGAGCTTCTTTTCCTTAGAAAGTAGCATGTTCACTGTTGCTGGAAAGGGGACAATCGGGGTAACCGATTTGTACGTAGAATTAAGATCTTAAGGTGGTACGAGGGTAAGATATTAGATTTATATACTTCATGTACTAAGGCCCTCAAATTCCTGAATTTCGAGAATATAGTTTTGCCATCATAGAAAATGTTGTTTATTCCATGGAAATGAGAATATAGCCGTGTACAACTCAAGTAGAAAAATATTTGAGATGAGCTATGGTTTAGTCAAGAGAAGTAGATGAATCATCGTACACAAGTATTTGAGGTGGCCAGGAATGATATAAAAGGTGCACAGAGATCGAGCATCTGAATGCAAGTTGATTCAAAGAGTTGCTTGTCTAGGCGAAGTCTTTGTTACTGTGAGGAAAAATTGAATTTGCTTATACGATCAGCATGCATTATTTGATACACGTTCAAGAGTatacctagtatttgataaagtAATAAGATTTATTAATGTTTGGGCAAAAACAATCACTCTTATACAATAAGTATGCCAAAAATTAGAAAACCTACACAAAATAAGATTTTTGACATACTACACTCAATCTTCTATAGCTACAGGGATCTCATGGGTGCACCAAAAGGAAATAAGGATAAGAGAGACTCCTCAACTGTACATAATTCTTCTCTACCCGTCAAAAGCTCTTCTATTTCTATTTCTTTCTCTCCATACAACCTACATAAGTGTTAGTGGAGCAACATCCAGAGCCCAGCTCCTTCTCCGTCTGCCAATGTTCAGTGTTGTAACTTGTAACTATAAAAGTTAACATAAATGTAGTTGATCTAAGAAATTAGTAATGACAAAAGCAACAAAACATTTTTAAACATAGATAACTGATGGAGGATACCTAACATCAAGTGAGTTTCTCTTGCCAATGGTTAGTCCAGAAAGGGGAAAGAATAGGTTGCCAAAGTTAATCATTATTCAGGGCTGTTTCAATCGCTGTTTCACCAGAATACGTAATAGAGGCAACAATGATGAGAAGAGCTGATACAACAGCTAAGATGAAAGTAAAAGCAGATACACTTTCCATGTGTTGACTACTTCCACATGGTACTTCCCACAACGGATGACCATCATTTGATTCAGCACTTTGTTTGTCTAGCGAAAACAAACAGCTCATGTCATGTTGTTTTCCTTTACTGTTGCAACGCAGAAACAAGTCAGGTGCAGCAAATTCGACTTTTGAGAATCTGTGTCCTAGTGGCTGCCAAGAAAAAGTTGGGATGTTATAGTAAGTCAATAGTTGAGAAGCTTCTAAATAAATGTACATGTGGCCTCCTCCCAGATTAAAAGGGCCCAAAATTATGGTAACTTACATCTTTACTTGTATAAAGTATCAAATAAACTTCAAGAGAACAAAAATGACTACCTTGGATGCTTGATACGTACTTCAGCGATTCCTACATAATTTTACGTGATGTACCTGATAACGTGCATGTAGAGGAAGTTCCATGTGTATTTCCTGTTCATCCTTTTGTTCTGATATTAAATTGGAACCCATTTCCAGATGAACCTCAACAAGTGACCGGTTTGACCGAAATGAGGGCAACTCTAAATTTGTATCTCCAAATACAGCAGCTTCCCTAAGAACTGCAACAAAACGTGGCAAGCCTCAAAATCAAGAGCTGCAGTGTTAGAAACCTATAGAATCTAATGGTAATTACCACCACGCTGCACAAGGTGTTGTAGCTCAAAAGGATCTGCAAAGACTCCAGAAGGCAGTCTTTCAACAATTATCACCTCACAAGATTTTGGAGGCCTGGAAACGGACTCCGATGACATCTTCAATCTGAGAGATGATGACAGACGCCTATGGGAGCCTTCACCAATCAGATTTCGATGTAAAGCAGATAGTTTTGGTGCAAATATGATGTTGTCTTGCAGGGATACACATGCGCTGGACAGTACGTCATGTGCAATAAAATCTTCAAACTTCAAGTCTTCCAAATTGTCATGTTTCCAAAAGTAGGATTTTGTAACATATTTGTCAAGATAAGGTGCATAGACCTGAAGAAGATGCGAAAAGGAGTAAATCTGGTGAATTATGGAAACGAATTAGTGGTGGTCTCGAATTGTGTCTAAAGTTTTGTTGCCGACTAGATTAACAGTTTTCTGTAAATTTGTATATTACTAAACACCCTACTGCACGTATCAAGAAGTAATCGCACATCTTGAGATTGTTTAGCAGCTTGGTCACTTACTTCACTTGATACTGCAGTATCGCTGATCCTAGCAATTAGTATCACTGAAATGATCATTGCCAGAATATCATGAAGTTCCATTGCAAATCTGAGCAGGTTGAATGGAAATCAGGCACTGACTATATATTAAACACGCAGAGGCACTAGATATATTAAGAATTTAGATTTACACTTGTAAATAAAGATTGTAGCATCCAGCATAGGTCATCGGATATTACCACATTGGTCAATTCACTAATGAAAGAAGAACTTCCTACGCTTGTATAAGAAAGTCAGATGACTTCCTCCACATGACAGTTGCACATAACTTTCCCATACTAACATCGATTGAGGCTTATTAGATTCAACTCAAAAATCCATTGCAGCAGGTCAAAGACAGAGATATGATTTAAGCAGATATTAGATGTGAGGGAAGATTAGTTAGATAACTCAAAGTTAGTTACATAATGCTTAGTGAAGATGTGGGTACACATCAACATCAAATAAACTAGTTCATGAATTAATAAAGGAGCAGTGGAGGAAGGTAGCAATGGAAATCTGACAGTCTCTTATCTAAAATTCTCTTCTTCTTCCACTAGCTCTCTGATTCTCTCTCTTCCTTTACCTATTCTCTCGCTTTTTTCTGAATGTCAGTGTTTGTACTTTCTTCTTAATTAGAGTTATAATAAAATTCATTTTTCCCTCAGTATTGACTTCTTATGGGTTTATAACAAGATTGAATTCTATTGTATTTTCCTAGCATTAGAATTCAAGCTCCACCTCCATATGAACCCAACGCTTTGTTCAATCTTGGCTCCATTATACGAAAAGAAAGAAAaccattttcaagtgaaaattccCAATTTCAGGCCAACAAGAACAAATTAGTACCTGATCGATTcgtgaaattagaaaaaataaatgcAACTTCACCACACATTCACAATCTACCTGCAGATTGTAGCATTACTATAAGAAAAAAGACTCAATATTTTAGGGAAAACCCATCATTATACTTCAATATCCAATCTTATCAATCAAGTTTAAGCGAGCCAATATTAAAAATCAAATGGGACAAACAAAAGGTTAACGATTTTAAGGAAACCAataaatttgaaagttcaaagatgGAGAAAACTTGGCACAAATGGAAGCTTACAAGCAGAATCCGGTCTGATGTTTgtagggagagagagtgaggtgTAGAAGGAGATGTGGCAGCAAATCAGATCCTATTCCAGGGGAGGAGCATTTGGTTGTGCTTTACTAGAACACACATAACATTCCGGTCCAATGCAGGGCCGTTCGATcagttcctctttttttttttttttttttcgagtTAATACCCTCTCTTTGTCAGTTTCCTATCTAAAGCATCAACTATCTCCAAAACCCCCTGAACTATATCTCATTCATAATAAAACCCCCCGTCTCAATCTTACTAGTGCGTATGATACACACtctaaataaatattaaaatctGCTATGTGGCATGCCACGTGGATAATTAATTACCTTAATCTTAAAATGAGCTTAATTAGTATACATTAATTTAATTAcgtgataaaaattaaaaaggaaattttAACTTACTAGTCGGTCATTTCTTCTCGGTAAAAATGGTCTCTTTGCTCTCATCCGAAAACTTCTCTCATTGGAGATGAGAGAAACCTTCGATTTCTCTTCTTAATTACCTTAATCTTATTGTTGCTACCATCGATTTCTCTTCTTATTGTTGCTTCTATTTCGAATTGGGAGTAAATATAGGGTTTTGCTGGTGAATCGGtataaaaaattagggtttatagTACTGAAGATTCATTTAGTTCTGAAGATTGTTTGAAGATTCTGAAGATTATTAAAGAAGATAGCTTCAATACAGGTCTTATTCTTTattctctattatttttgttGCGAAATTATGATAGGTAGGTGCTGCGATTTGGTTCGGAGTAGAAAAATTTGggtcttttttttttgagttGTTATATCTTTCTACTTGTTGATGTTGGTTTGTCGAATATATAGTTGCATGCATGCATGCTGCTTGTTGTTAGTTTTAGATTTCGGGTCTTTTTATGCTAGCAGGGTTGTTGAAGGTTTCAATGCATCTTTAGGTTTCCAAATTGAAAATATTAATTCTAGTGGTCAAATAGAACCCCCATGAACAGTCAGATGTTGTAGAAAAACTTCCTAGATACTCCTTAGTAGATGAGGATGATTCTGACATAGAAGATGaagatttagaggaagatgataCAGAAGTTGTAGGTGATGCTGCAGATAGTGATAAATCAAGCATTTCTGATGATGAAGAGCATGAGCCTGATTATTGTAGTGATGTGCATGAAGAGTTGAACATAGTTAAAACAGATTTGAGGGCttataagaagaaaaaaagaacacCAAGAAAGAAAGTTGTTGCTGAGTGTTTTCTTGGACCAGTTGGGATAGATCCAGGTTTTGAAGACATAGATAAAGGGAAGAAAAATGTTTCTGGTAAGTTAGTTGGTGATGAGCCTTTTTATGACAGTTCAGATGCTGATAGTTTTGAGAGTGACAATGGGAGTGGTAGTGAATCAGAAAACATAAGTGGTAACATGAAAGCAAGGAAGGAGAACAAAAGGGTAATGTATGATCTAAAATGGGAAAAAGTGGTTTGGAAACTTAACATGGTCTTTGAAAATGTATATAAGTTTAGGGAAGCTGTCACCAGGTATGCAATAGAAAGAGGTTGTGAGCTAGAGAAGATTACAAATGATAAAAACAGAGTTAGGGTAAAATGCAAAACTAGTGGATGTCCTTAGTTATTGTTGGCAAGCAGAAAGCCCAAATCTGTTGATTTCATCATTAGAACTTATAATCCTAGGCAAAATTACAACAAGACCAACACAAATTCAATATGCAATACCAAGTATCTTGCCAAGTACTATAAAAGTAGGATAATTTCACAGTCGTGCATAAAGGGATGGAAGATGCAAGATTTGGTAAGGGGGGATTTGAGTTTGTATGTTGGGAAAAAAATTTGTTTGAAGGCTAGGAAACAAGTATTGAAAGAAGTGATGGGTGATCATGTGAAGGAGTTTGGAAGGATTTATGATTATAGA contains:
- the LOC107797911 gene encoding syntaxin-22-like, whose protein sequence is MSFQDLESGRSLGPRRGYMNGKQDPTQAVASGIFQINTAVSTFQRLVNTLGTPKDTPELREKLHKTRVHIGQLVKDTSAKLKQASETDHRIEVSASKKITDAKLAKDFQAVLKEFQKAQRLAAERETAYTPFVPQAVLPSSYTASEIDVSTEKSPEQRALLVESRRQEVLLLDNGIAFNEAIIEEREQGIQEIQQQIGEVNEIFKDLAVLVHEQGAMIDDIGSNVENAHAATAQGRSQLAKAAKTQRSNSSLTCLLLVIFGIVLLIVIIVLAA
- the LOC107797909 gene encoding uncharacterized protein LOC107797909, which codes for MELHDILAMIISVILIARISDTAVSSEVYAPYLDKYVTKSYFWKHDNLEDLKFEDFIAHDVLSSACVSLQDNIIFAPKLSALHRNLIGEGSHRRLSSSLRLKMSSESVSRPPKSCEVIIVERLPSGVFADPFELQHLVQRGVLREAAVFGDTNLELPSFRSNRSLVEVHLEMGSNLISEQKDEQEIHMELPLHARYQPLGHRFSKVEFAAPDLFLRCNSKGKQHDMSCLFSLDKQSAESNDGHPLWEVPCGSSQHMESVSAFTFILAVVSALLIIVASITYSGETAIETALNND